A portion of the Chondrinema litorale genome contains these proteins:
- the rpmB gene encoding 50S ribosomal protein L28, which produces MSRVCDITGKRPRVGNNVSHANNKTKRKFYPNLHTKKFYVPEEDRWIKLKVSSTALRTINKNGITAVLKKARANGNVLI; this is translated from the coding sequence ATGTCAAGAGTTTGTGATATAACAGGGAAGAGACCAAGAGTAGGAAATAATGTTTCCCATGCTAATAACAAAACTAAGAGAAAGTTTTACCCTAATTTGCACACTAAGAAATTTTATGTTCCAGAAGAAGATCGTTGGATAAAACTAAAAGTTTCTTCTACTGCTTTAAGAACCATCAATAAAAATGGTATTACAGCAGTCTTGAAAAAAGCTCGTGCAAACGGGAATGTACTTATCTGA
- a CDS encoding DUF4295 domain-containing protein, with protein sequence MAKKVVATLKKEGGQKYAKVVKAVRNPKTGAYTFKQEIVTEEMAKEILKN encoded by the coding sequence ATGGCAAAGAAAGTAGTAGCAACGCTTAAAAAAGAAGGCGGTCAAAAATACGCTAAAGTAGTTAAAGCTGTAAGAAATCCTAAAACTGGTGCTTACACCTTTAAACAAGAAATTGTAACGGAAGAAATGGCTAAAGAAATTTTAAAGAACTAA
- the rpmG gene encoding 50S ribosomal protein L33, with product MAKKGNRVQVILECTEHKATGTKGTSRYITTKNRKNTTERLELKKYNPILKKYTVHREIK from the coding sequence ATGGCTAAAAAAGGCAACAGAGTACAAGTAATTCTTGAGTGCACAGAGCATAAAGCAACAGGAACGAAAGGTACTTCAAGATATATAACTACTAAGAATAGGAAGAATACTACTGAAAGATTGGAGTTGAAAAAGTATAATCCTATTTTAAAGAAATATACTGTTCACAGAGAAATTAAGTAA
- the ychF gene encoding redox-regulated ATPase YchF: protein MSLQCGIVGLPNVGKSTLFNALSSAKAEAANYPFCTIEPNVGVVTVPDKRLKVLESLVKPQKVLPTTIEFVDIAGLVQGASKGEGLGNQFLGNIREVDAIIHVVRCFSDDNVVHVAGKVDPVSDKEIIDTELQLKDLDTIDKRILKNAKVAKSGDKDARKSLEILEKLKKHLEEGKNVRGIDATEDEWEFITDLFLLTAKPVIYLANVDEESVTSGNEYVEQLKENVKSENAQVLMICAALESQIASFDDEEEKSMFLEEYGLEESGLDRLIRASYELLNLITYFTAGEKEVRAWTIHRGWKAPQAAGVIHSDFERGFIKAEVISYENYEKYKSESACKEAGKLSIEGKEYVVHDGDVMHFRFNV from the coding sequence ATGTCTTTACAGTGTGGAATTGTTGGTTTACCTAATGTAGGAAAATCTACCTTGTTTAATGCTTTATCAAGTGCAAAAGCAGAAGCAGCAAACTATCCTTTCTGTACTATTGAGCCAAATGTGGGAGTAGTAACGGTACCCGATAAAAGGCTTAAAGTATTAGAATCTCTAGTAAAACCTCAAAAAGTTTTACCAACAACAATAGAGTTTGTCGATATTGCTGGTTTGGTACAAGGAGCAAGTAAAGGTGAAGGTTTGGGAAATCAGTTCCTTGGAAATATCAGAGAAGTGGATGCTATTATTCACGTTGTTCGTTGTTTTTCTGATGATAACGTTGTCCATGTTGCTGGAAAAGTGGATCCTGTCTCAGATAAAGAGATTATCGATACAGAATTACAGTTAAAAGACCTTGACACTATAGATAAGCGAATTCTTAAAAATGCTAAGGTTGCTAAAAGTGGAGATAAAGATGCAAGAAAAAGCTTAGAAATCTTAGAGAAACTAAAAAAGCATCTGGAAGAAGGTAAAAACGTAAGAGGTATTGATGCAACAGAAGATGAGTGGGAGTTTATAACAGACTTATTTCTACTTACTGCAAAACCAGTAATTTATCTGGCTAATGTGGATGAAGAATCTGTAACTTCTGGAAATGAGTATGTTGAGCAGTTAAAAGAGAATGTGAAATCTGAAAATGCTCAAGTATTAATGATTTGTGCTGCTTTAGAGTCTCAAATTGCTTCTTTTGATGACGAAGAAGAAAAGTCGATGTTTCTTGAAGAGTATGGTTTAGAAGAATCAGGTTTGGATAGATTAATTAGAGCATCTTACGAATTGCTAAATCTTATAACTTACTTTACCGCAGGTGAAAAAGAAGTTCGTGCTTGGACAATCCACAGAGGTTGGAAAGCTCCTCAGGCTGCTGGTGTAATTCATAGCGACTTTGAGCGTGGTTTTATTAAAGCTGAGGTAATCAGTTACGAAAACTACGAGAAATATAAATCTGAATCAGCTTGTAAAGAAGCTGGCAAGTTGTCAATAGAAGGAAAAGAATATGTAGTGCATGATGGAGATGTGATGCATTTCCGTTTCAATGTATAA
- a CDS encoding CoA-binding protein: MKKTIILGATTNPQRYAFEAARRLNEEGVEFVPIGIKRGEVFGKKIINEKKVLRDINTITLYIGPAKQAEWEDYILNTKPERLIFNPGTENASLAEKARKKGIEVIFGCTLVMLSIGNY, encoded by the coding sequence ATGAAAAAAACGATAATTTTAGGAGCTACAACAAATCCACAACGGTATGCATTTGAAGCTGCAAGAAGATTAAATGAAGAAGGAGTAGAGTTTGTGCCTATTGGGATAAAACGAGGAGAAGTTTTTGGAAAAAAAATTATCAATGAAAAAAAAGTATTACGAGATATTAATACGATTACATTATACATTGGTCCGGCAAAACAAGCAGAGTGGGAAGACTATATTTTAAATACTAAACCTGAGCGTTTGATTTTTAATCCGGGAACAGAAAATGCTTCTTTGGCAGAAAAAGCAAGGAAAAAAGGCATTGAAGTCATATTTGGATGTACCTTGGTTATGTTATCAATAGGCAATTATTAA
- a CDS encoding THUMP domain-containing class I SAM-dependent RNA methyltransferase: MNNNTFTLVAKTFFGLEELLAEELESLGANNVQVLKRAVSFSADKELMYKSCLWLRTSLRIIKPIAEFQAEDEHQLYSEIQKIDWSQYLDKEGTLAVDSTVNSNIFRHSKYVALKTKDAIVDQFRDKFGVRPSVHVSSPDLRINLKISNKDCILSIDASGDAMFKRGYRVQSVKAPMNEVLAAGLLKHAGWTPDQPLIDPMCGSGTILIEAALMAKNVAPLSFRNIFGFMHWPDFDQKLWADIKADSVSQQKDIDDLSIKGSDISLQSIQAARENIAAANLEDDIIVSRKTFSEAKPQTDYGFLITNPPYGERLEDAQINAFYSKFGDQLKQEFNGFDAWIISSSQEALKNIRLRPSRRITLYNGSLECKFMKYEMYKGTKKTKFDNADN, from the coding sequence TTGAATAATAATACATTTACGCTTGTCGCGAAAACCTTCTTTGGCTTGGAAGAACTCCTAGCTGAAGAACTAGAAAGTCTGGGAGCAAATAATGTGCAGGTACTCAAAAGAGCTGTAAGTTTTTCTGCAGATAAAGAGTTGATGTACAAATCTTGTTTATGGCTGAGAACTTCATTGAGAATTATAAAGCCAATAGCAGAATTTCAGGCAGAAGACGAGCATCAGTTATATAGCGAAATTCAGAAAATAGATTGGTCTCAGTATCTAGATAAAGAAGGAACACTTGCTGTAGATAGTACTGTAAACTCAAATATTTTCAGACACAGCAAATATGTTGCTTTAAAAACTAAAGATGCAATTGTAGATCAATTTAGAGATAAATTTGGTGTAAGACCATCTGTTCATGTTAGTAGTCCAGACCTGAGAATAAACCTTAAAATCTCTAATAAAGATTGTATTCTCTCTATAGATGCGTCTGGAGATGCAATGTTTAAGCGTGGTTACAGAGTGCAATCTGTAAAAGCTCCAATGAATGAAGTATTAGCTGCGGGCTTATTAAAGCATGCTGGCTGGACGCCAGATCAGCCATTAATAGATCCAATGTGTGGTTCTGGTACAATTTTGATAGAAGCTGCTCTAATGGCTAAAAATGTAGCTCCACTTTCTTTTAGAAATATTTTTGGGTTTATGCATTGGCCAGATTTTGACCAGAAATTGTGGGCTGATATTAAAGCAGATAGTGTAAGCCAACAAAAAGATATAGACGATTTAAGTATCAAAGGGTCTGATATTTCTTTGCAAAGCATACAAGCTGCTCGTGAGAACATAGCCGCTGCAAATCTCGAAGATGATATAATAGTATCAAGAAAAACATTTTCTGAAGCCAAACCGCAAACCGATTATGGCTTTTTAATTACCAATCCACCTTATGGAGAACGATTAGAAGATGCTCAGATAAATGCTTTTTATTCAAAGTTTGGTGATCAATTAAAACAAGAGTTTAATGGTTTTGATGCTTGGATAATTAGTTCGAGTCAAGAAGCGCTAAAAAACATCCGATTAAGACCATCAAGAAGGATAACATTGTATAATGGCTCCTTGGAATGTAAATTTATGAAGTACGAAATGTACAAGGGTACTAAAAAAACTAAGTTCGATAACGCTGATAATTAA
- a CDS encoding PspC domain-containing protein, giving the protein MKLVKSSYNKMLTGVCGGIGNYLGIDATVVRALFGVSVIVSFGTTLLVYAILSFIMPSEYEY; this is encoded by the coding sequence ATGAAACTTGTAAAATCAAGCTATAATAAAATGTTAACTGGGGTTTGTGGCGGAATTGGAAATTATTTAGGAATTGATGCAACGGTGGTAAGAGCTTTATTTGGTGTGAGTGTAATTGTGAGTTTTGGTACCACACTATTGGTTTACGCCATTTTATCTTTTATCATGCCAAGTGAATATGAATATTAA
- a CDS encoding VCBS repeat-containing protein, with protein sequence MKLSITTIKQDFIIPLTLCCLLSCNQKYDGFQQFRLIKGDEANLLFKNTIEELDTLNTLNYAYIYNGAGVGVADINNDGLQDIYFAGNQVSSKLYLNKGNLQFEDISEKAGVTTDRWCTGVSMVDINTDGFVDIYVCAADRNYTDKARNLLFINNGDNTFTESAKEYGLDDKGYSTQAAFLDYDLDGDLDLYLLTNGTEDFPPNNVRPVKKDGKGISTDRLYKNNAVECASNSELCVSKFTDVSKEAGILIEGYGLGVAVADINQDGYPDVYCSNDFISNDLLWINNGDGTFTDHLKEYTKQTTYNGMGVDIADFNNDNLPDIVEMDMLPEDNQHTKTMLMPMNYDKYQMKIQMGYQHQFFRNTLQMNTGSGSFSEVGRLSGISRTDWSWAPLFVDMDNDGYRDLFISNGYGRDVTDLDFVVYGLQGDYTYGDKSQDVTKHFKQIQELSGIHVSNYFYKNQGDLTFKDQSKEWRVDSPSYSNGAAFADLDNDGDVDFITNNINDYPFIYTNLEDQNPNKNNFLRVALIGPKLNENGLGVKLWLEDESIQLFHEHYIVRGYKSTVENTIHFGLGDVQNVKSLSIRWPDGKTQKLSNIQVNQKVEINYKDAISNSRKETEQSKTLFSAVTASQTPKFIHQENYNIDFKTQPLLHHMNSRTGPGIAVGDVNNDGLQDFYVGGASGQNGILYLQEKTNSRSIPAFTEKVIDETFIKSEDTGCLFFDADNDGDLDLFIASGGAIFFADGEFSNLYQDRLYTNDGNGNFKLNEGALPILNGSSSSVVAADYDKDGDLDLFIGGKLDPKRYPESGKSYLLQNNGGVFKDVTNEVSELQRIGMVSSAIWTDFNNDSWIDLIVVGEWMPITFFENKNGVLTNITGQTNLAESYGWWNSINAGDFDADGDIDYIVGNLGTNSVLKASVKEPVELYAKDFDKSGNIDPILFHYTQGKSYPFAMRDALIDQINGMKGRFKEYKLYGQATVNEIFRDKELDGATHLKTTVLSNSFIENLGNNQFKIKPLPNAAQIAPMYGSQISDFNTDGFLDILLVGNNTNVETLFGFYDASEGVLLAGDGSNNFKVIDAKATGLKITGNARGLVQLTLDENNSMLICAKNNELLQFVQSVYSKGKLISLKHNDVYAEVFFKNSDKKQRVEFYYGAGYFSQGERSYFLNENISQMIIYDSKGNSRKVMQETL encoded by the coding sequence ATGAAACTATCTATAACTACTATCAAGCAAGACTTTATTATTCCTCTTACTTTATGTTGTCTATTATCCTGTAACCAAAAGTATGACGGTTTTCAACAGTTCCGCTTAATTAAAGGAGATGAGGCTAACTTGCTTTTTAAAAATACAATTGAGGAGCTGGATACATTAAACACGCTTAACTATGCTTATATATACAATGGAGCAGGTGTAGGTGTAGCAGATATTAATAATGATGGTTTACAAGATATTTATTTTGCTGGCAATCAGGTTTCAAGTAAGTTATATCTGAATAAAGGTAATTTACAATTTGAAGACATTAGTGAAAAAGCTGGAGTAACAACAGATAGATGGTGCACAGGGGTTTCAATGGTTGATATCAATACTGATGGTTTTGTTGATATTTATGTTTGTGCTGCCGATAGAAATTATACAGATAAAGCGAGAAACCTTTTATTTATAAATAATGGAGATAATACATTTACCGAAAGTGCCAAAGAGTATGGCTTAGATGATAAAGGCTACAGTACTCAAGCTGCTTTTCTGGACTATGATTTAGATGGCGATCTAGATTTGTATTTACTTACCAATGGCACAGAAGATTTCCCACCTAATAATGTAAGGCCAGTTAAAAAAGATGGGAAAGGTATAAGTACCGATCGACTTTATAAAAATAATGCTGTAGAGTGTGCCAGTAATTCAGAGCTTTGTGTATCAAAGTTTACTGATGTCTCAAAAGAAGCTGGAATCCTTATTGAAGGTTATGGTTTAGGCGTCGCTGTTGCAGATATCAATCAAGATGGATATCCAGATGTGTATTGCTCTAACGATTTTATTTCCAACGATTTATTATGGATAAATAATGGAGATGGTACTTTTACTGACCATCTAAAAGAATATACCAAGCAGACTACTTACAACGGAATGGGGGTAGATATTGCCGATTTCAATAATGATAATTTACCTGACATCGTAGAGATGGATATGCTGCCAGAAGATAACCAGCATACAAAAACCATGTTAATGCCCATGAATTACGATAAGTATCAAATGAAAATACAAATGGGCTATCAGCATCAGTTCTTTAGAAATACTTTACAAATGAATACTGGTTCTGGCAGTTTTAGTGAAGTTGGCCGGTTATCGGGAATAAGCCGAACAGATTGGAGTTGGGCGCCATTATTTGTAGATATGGATAATGATGGCTACCGTGATTTATTCATTTCTAATGGTTATGGCAGAGATGTTACCGATTTAGATTTTGTGGTTTATGGTCTTCAGGGAGATTACACTTATGGAGATAAATCACAAGATGTAACGAAGCATTTTAAGCAGATTCAAGAACTTTCGGGTATTCATGTATCTAATTATTTCTATAAAAATCAAGGAGATTTAACTTTTAAAGATCAATCAAAAGAGTGGAGAGTAGATAGTCCAAGCTATTCCAATGGTGCTGCTTTTGCAGATCTTGATAATGACGGAGATGTGGATTTTATAACTAATAATATAAATGACTATCCTTTTATCTACACAAACCTCGAAGATCAAAATCCAAATAAGAACAACTTTTTGCGAGTAGCGCTTATCGGTCCAAAACTCAACGAAAATGGCTTAGGTGTAAAACTATGGTTAGAAGATGAGAGCATTCAGCTTTTTCACGAGCACTACATTGTAAGGGGTTATAAGTCTACAGTTGAGAATACTATACATTTTGGCTTGGGAGATGTGCAAAACGTAAAATCTTTATCAATTCGCTGGCCCGATGGTAAAACTCAAAAACTATCTAATATACAGGTAAATCAAAAAGTAGAGATAAATTATAAAGATGCTATAAGTAATAGCAGAAAAGAAACAGAGCAGTCTAAAACACTTTTTTCAGCAGTAACAGCATCGCAAACTCCAAAGTTTATCCATCAAGAAAATTATAATATAGATTTCAAAACACAGCCGCTTTTACATCACATGAATTCAAGAACAGGTCCGGGTATAGCTGTTGGAGATGTAAATAATGATGGTTTACAAGATTTTTATGTAGGGGGAGCTTCTGGGCAAAATGGAATTCTCTATTTACAGGAAAAAACAAATTCGAGATCAATTCCAGCTTTTACTGAAAAAGTGATTGATGAAACCTTTATAAAAAGCGAAGATACCGGTTGCTTGTTTTTTGATGCTGATAATGATGGTGACTTAGATTTATTCATTGCTAGCGGCGGTGCCATTTTTTTTGCAGATGGTGAGTTTTCAAATCTCTATCAAGATCGATTGTATACAAACGATGGAAATGGGAATTTTAAACTAAATGAGGGTGCTCTTCCAATTTTAAATGGAAGTAGTTCAAGTGTAGTAGCCGCAGATTATGATAAAGATGGAGACCTCGACTTATTTATTGGTGGAAAACTAGACCCCAAAAGATATCCAGAATCAGGAAAGAGCTATTTGCTTCAAAATAATGGAGGTGTATTTAAGGATGTAACCAATGAGGTTTCTGAGTTGCAAAGGATTGGAATGGTTTCATCTGCAATCTGGACAGATTTTAACAATGATTCTTGGATAGATTTAATCGTGGTAGGAGAGTGGATGCCAATTACATTTTTTGAAAATAAGAATGGTGTGTTAACAAATATCACTGGTCAAACCAATTTGGCTGAGAGTTATGGTTGGTGGAATAGTATAAATGCTGGCGATTTCGATGCCGATGGAGATATAGATTATATTGTAGGGAATTTAGGTACAAACTCAGTACTTAAAGCATCAGTAAAAGAACCAGTAGAATTATATGCGAAAGATTTTGATAAATCTGGAAATATCGACCCAATATTATTTCATTACACTCAGGGTAAAAGTTACCCATTTGCCATGCGAGATGCTTTAATAGATCAGATTAATGGAATGAAAGGGAGATTTAAAGAATATAAACTTTATGGGCAAGCAACTGTAAATGAGATTTTTAGAGACAAAGAATTAGACGGTGCTACTCACTTAAAAACTACAGTTCTTAGCAACTCATTTATAGAGAATTTAGGCAATAATCAATTTAAAATAAAGCCTTTGCCAAATGCAGCGCAAATTGCGCCAATGTATGGCTCTCAAATTTCAGATTTCAATACGGATGGTTTTTTAGATATTCTACTAGTAGGTAATAATACAAACGTTGAAACACTTTTTGGTTTTTACGATGCTTCAGAAGGTGTTTTACTGGCAGGTGATGGCAGTAATAACTTTAAGGTTATTGATGCCAAAGCTACTGGTTTAAAAATTACTGGCAATGCAAGAGGTTTGGTGCAATTAACTTTAGACGAGAATAACAGCATGCTTATTTGTGCTAAAAATAATGAACTACTTCAATTTGTACAATCTGTTTATTCGAAAGGAAAATTAATTTCCTTAAAGCATAATGATGTATACGCCGAAGTTTTCTTCAAAAATTCTGATAAAAAGCAAAGAGTAGAATTTTATTATGGAGCAGGTTACTTCTCACAAGGTGAAAGGAGTTATTTCTTAAATGAAAATATCTCTCAAATGATAATTTATGATTCTAAGGGAAATAGTAGAAAGGTAATGCAAGAAACACTATAA
- a CDS encoding ribonuclease Z → MSISVQILGASSATPAWNRFMTSQLLEINQQYCLIDCGEGTQYQLLNLKAKTSKIDYIFISHMHGDHIFGLPGLLSSMSLLGRTKELYLFAPAELREVLISINRASQSSYNFPIQFIETQDAFASQIFENEYFSVTSVPLEHRVPCCGFIFREKKKKNKLLAEKLPKGFPFELMKELKDGKSVFWEEKEYLFDEYTVEPPPPLSYAFCSDTAYSEKILEHIDGVDILYHEATFVESDSERAVRTKHSTASQAATIASKANVKKLVIGHFSIRYKELNQLLEEAQRVFPETFLALEGKIFTV, encoded by the coding sequence TTGTCAATTTCAGTTCAAATACTTGGTGCAAGTTCCGCAACTCCTGCTTGGAACAGATTCATGACCTCACAGTTGCTAGAAATCAATCAACAGTATTGTTTAATAGATTGTGGTGAAGGTACACAATACCAATTGCTAAATCTTAAAGCCAAGACATCAAAGATCGATTACATCTTTATTAGCCACATGCATGGCGACCATATTTTTGGCTTACCGGGCTTACTGTCATCAATGAGTCTTTTAGGTAGAACAAAAGAGTTATATCTTTTTGCGCCAGCAGAGTTAAGAGAAGTATTAATTTCTATAAACCGAGCTTCCCAGTCTTCTTATAACTTTCCTATTCAGTTTATTGAAACTCAGGATGCTTTTGCAAGTCAAATATTTGAGAACGAGTATTTTTCTGTTACTTCGGTTCCTTTAGAGCATAGAGTACCCTGCTGTGGATTTATTTTTAGAGAAAAGAAGAAAAAGAACAAGCTATTAGCAGAAAAATTACCAAAAGGATTTCCTTTTGAATTAATGAAAGAGCTTAAAGACGGGAAAAGTGTGTTTTGGGAGGAAAAGGAATACTTATTTGATGAGTATACAGTTGAACCACCACCACCATTGAGTTATGCTTTTTGTTCAGATACTGCATATTCAGAAAAAATTTTGGAACATATCGATGGTGTTGATATATTGTATCACGAAGCTACGTTTGTAGAAAGTGATAGTGAACGTGCAGTTAGAACGAAGCACAGTACTGCATCTCAAGCAGCTACTATTGCTAGTAAAGCTAATGTGAAAAAGCTAGTGATCGGACACTTTTCTATAAGATATAAAGAGCTTAATCAGTTGTTAGAAGAAGCGCAAAGAGTTTTTCCAGAGACTTTTTTGGCACTCGAAGGAAAAATTTTCACCGTATAA
- a CDS encoding phosphoribosylaminoimidazolesuccinocarboxamide synthase has protein sequence MSEEKKKSVYSFPKSTGSYSGKVRDVYFFGDKLAMITSDRISAFDVILPKPIPYKGQVLNQIAALFLEQTKDIVPNWVEAVPHPNVIIGKKCDAYAVEMVVRGYLVGHAWREYKAGKRMLCGVPLPEGMKENDKFPEPIITPATKATEGHDEDISREEILARGIVPEKEYKLLEKYTLGLYKRGTEIASKSGLILVDTKYEFGKYNDEVYLIDEIHTPDSSRYFYIDGYEERQEKGERQKQLSKEFVREWLIENGFQGKEGQKLPEMSDEFVELVSQRYIELFGKITGKPFVKAEDNDEASIEKAIQNFFTTK, from the coding sequence ATGTCAGAAGAAAAAAAGAAGAGTGTATATTCATTTCCTAAAAGTACAGGGTCGTATTCGGGAAAAGTAAGGGATGTTTATTTTTTTGGCGATAAGCTGGCAATGATTACCAGTGATAGAATTTCAGCATTTGATGTAATTCTGCCAAAGCCAATTCCATATAAAGGACAAGTGCTTAATCAGATAGCAGCTCTTTTTTTAGAACAAACTAAAGATATTGTACCTAACTGGGTAGAAGCAGTTCCGCATCCAAATGTAATTATAGGGAAGAAATGTGATGCTTACGCGGTAGAAATGGTAGTAAGAGGCTATTTGGTGGGGCATGCTTGGAGAGAGTATAAAGCAGGTAAAAGAATGCTTTGTGGAGTGCCTTTACCAGAAGGGATGAAAGAAAATGATAAATTTCCAGAGCCAATTATTACTCCTGCTACAAAGGCAACAGAAGGGCACGACGAAGATATTTCAAGAGAAGAAATTCTGGCAAGAGGTATAGTTCCTGAAAAAGAATATAAGCTATTAGAGAAATATACTTTAGGCTTATATAAACGAGGAACAGAAATCGCGTCTAAATCAGGTTTAATCTTAGTTGATACTAAATATGAGTTTGGTAAATACAATGATGAGGTATATCTGATAGATGAAATTCACACGCCCGATTCTTCTCGGTATTTTTATATCGATGGATATGAAGAAAGACAGGAAAAAGGAGAGAGGCAAAAACAACTTTCAAAAGAATTTGTTAGAGAGTGGTTGATTGAAAATGGTTTTCAAGGAAAAGAGGGACAAAAGTTGCCAGAAATGAGTGATGAATTTGTGGAATTGGTTTCTCAAAGGTATATTGAACTATTTGGAAAAATCACAGGAAAACCTTTTGTAAAGGCTGAGGATAACGATGAAGCCTCAATTGAAAAGGCAATACAGAATTTTTTCACAACAAAATGA
- the ftsY gene encoding signal recognition particle-docking protein FtsY → MSIFGKFFGKKEKESLDKGLEKTKDSIFGKISKAVIGKSTVDEDVLDELEDILIAADVGVSTTLKIIDRLEERVKKDKYLNTNQLNNILYEEIAGLLAENKSTQVQDFMLPESIKPYVILVVGVNGVGKTTTIGKIASQFAQRGKSVVLGAADTFRAAAVDQLRLWGERVGVPVISLGMNTDPASVAFETVKKGVEVNADVIIIDTAGRLHTKVNLMNELGKIRRVIQKVIPEAPHEVMLVLDGSTGQNAVIQAREFTKATEVSSLAITKLDGTAKGGVVIGISDEFKIPVKYIGVGEKVEDLQLFNNQAFVSSLFSKG, encoded by the coding sequence ATGAGCATTTTCGGAAAATTTTTTGGTAAAAAAGAGAAAGAATCTCTCGATAAAGGTCTTGAAAAAACAAAAGACAGCATCTTCGGGAAGATTAGTAAAGCGGTTATTGGTAAATCAACTGTAGACGAAGATGTATTAGATGAGCTTGAAGATATACTAATTGCAGCAGATGTTGGAGTCTCTACTACTTTGAAAATTATTGATAGATTAGAAGAAAGGGTAAAAAAAGATAAATATCTCAATACGAATCAATTAAATAATATCCTGTACGAGGAAATAGCTGGGCTATTAGCTGAAAATAAATCTACTCAGGTTCAGGATTTTATGTTGCCAGAAAGTATTAAGCCATATGTAATTTTAGTGGTAGGTGTAAATGGTGTTGGTAAAACTACAACTATTGGTAAAATTGCTTCTCAATTTGCTCAAAGAGGTAAATCCGTAGTACTTGGTGCAGCTGATACATTTAGAGCTGCTGCTGTAGATCAGTTAAGGCTTTGGGGCGAAAGAGTGGGAGTTCCTGTAATTTCATTAGGTATGAATACGGATCCTGCTTCTGTGGCATTCGAAACTGTAAAAAAAGGTGTAGAAGTAAATGCTGATGTAATTATAATAGATACAGCAGGTAGATTACATACCAAAGTTAACTTAATGAATGAGCTTGGTAAAATTCGAAGAGTAATTCAAAAAGTAATTCCAGAAGCCCCTCATGAGGTAATGTTGGTATTAGATGGAAGTACAGGGCAAAATGCAGTAATTCAAGCTAGAGAGTTTACAAAAGCAACAGAAGTTTCTTCATTAGCAATTACTAAGCTAGATGGAACTGCTAAAGGCGGTGTAGTAATAGGAATTTCTGACGAGTTCAAAATACCTGTAAAATATATTGGTGTTGGAGAAAAAGTAGAAGATTTACAGTTGTTCAATAATCAGGCTTTTGTGTCGTCACTCTTTTCTAAGGGATAG
- a CDS encoding STAS domain-containing protein, with protein sequence MKYAVEKAEKYTKLTLEEEKLDTLKAPQLKSEVITLYQSGTVNLILNLAMVKYVDSSGLSAVLVANRMSKDIGGLLILTGVSEHVMKLIRISKLDNVLHILPTDEEAVDAIFLNEIEKDLGEEEEGN encoded by the coding sequence ATGAAATACGCTGTAGAAAAAGCTGAAAAGTATACAAAATTAACATTAGAAGAGGAAAAACTGGATACCCTAAAAGCTCCTCAGTTAAAATCTGAAGTAATTACTCTTTACCAATCAGGTACAGTAAATCTGATTCTTAACTTAGCTATGGTAAAATATGTAGACTCTTCAGGGTTAAGCGCTGTTTTAGTAGCAAACAGAATGTCTAAAGATATTGGTGGGTTACTTATACTTACAGGTGTAAGTGAGCATGTGATGAAATTAATTAGAATTTCTAAGTTAGATAATGTTCTCCATATTTTACCTACAGACGAAGAAGCTGTAGATGCGATTTTCCTTAATGAAATTGAGAAAGATTTAGGAGAGGAAGAAGAAGGAAATTAA